The Glandiceps talaboti chromosome 1, keGlaTala1.1, whole genome shotgun sequence genome has a segment encoding these proteins:
- the LOC144441286 gene encoding muskelin-like, with product MASISESQKLNYSIIKWSSFSANYLPDNILCNKPSDQSSRWSSESNYPPQFLLLKLERTAIVESIIFGKYEKTHVCNLKKFKIYGGLNEDNMTELLQSGLKNDHVKETFQLKHKVEDHVFPCRYIKIVPIMSWGPSFNFSIWYVELNGTDNPDFVQPCLMWYNQYREREAIRLCLKHFRQHNYSEAFESLQKKTKISLEDPLLTELHNELVLQGDFDRCEEIVEKAVNDGLFNHYINQLDYQPRWTPIVPLHSGNGDENRPGMRGGHQMSIDVETETIYMFGGWDGAQDLADFWSYSVSSGQWTSISRNTEDEGGPSARSCHKMCLDPLRKQIFTLGRYLDSGMRNSQSLKSDFYVYDIPTNKWTLICDDTGGEGGPKLIFDHQMCIDSEKSTLYVFGGRVLMGSTSEDRTQEPTFSGLFSYHIPTNTWKSLRSDSPNGNNPQDVKSRIGHSMLFHSGNHKLYIFAGQRSKEYLNDFFTYNPETDEVEIISDGHKKDGSHVPAAGFTQRATIDPDIDEIHVLSGLSKDKEKREENVSNSFWVYDILRNKWSCIYKNENSSAQYWTKMQNVEPCPRFAHQLTYDHLHKVHYLFGGNPGKPNLPKMRLDDFWSLKLCRPTKEQLLRRCKYLIRKDRFQEISARNPLQALTYLQKDLAATVNHKDPNETKEFQLLASTLFSKTYDLPDHLSTVKNSEGFENYTTRTLLFDTLVSYFPEDMAQPKGNLVDLITF from the exons ATGGCGTCGATTTCGGAATCACAAAAACTCAACTATAGTATTATAAAATGGTCAAGTTTTTCCGCCAATTATCTTCCTGA CAACATCCTTTGCAATAAACCATCCGACCAGTCTTCAAGATGGTCATCTGAGTCCAACTACCCTCCACAG TTTCTGTTGTTGAAATTGGAGCGAACTGCTATTGTGGAAAGTATAATATTTGGCAAGTATGAGAAGACACATGTGTGCAACCTGAAAAAGTTTAAAATTTATGGAGGTTTAAATGAGGACAACATGACGGAACTTTTACAAAG TGGTCTGAAGAATGATCATGTCAAGGAAACTTTTCAGTTGAAACATAAAGTTGAAGATCATGTCTTTCCATGTAGATACATCAAAATAG tGCCTATCATGTCTTGGGGTCCAAGTTTTAATTTCAGTATTTGGTATGTAGAACTGAATGGTACAGACAATCCAGACTTTGTACAACCTTGTCTCATGTGGTATAATCAG TATCGTGAAAGGGAAGCTATAAGGCTTTGCCTGAAGCATTTCCGCCAGCATAATTACAGTGAAGCATTTGAAAGTTTacagaagaaaacaaaaatttcattaGAGGATCCGTTGTTGACAGAACTTCACAATGAATTG GTTCTTCAAGGAGACTTTGATAGGTGTGAAGAGATTGTGGAGAAAGCAGTAAATGATGGTTTGTTTAATCATTACATTAATCAACTGGACTATCAGCCCAGATGGACACCCATTGTTCCATTGCATTCTGGTAATGGGGATGAAAACAGGCCTGGAATGAGAGGGGGACATCAAATGTCAATTGATGTAGAAACTG AAACTATTTACATGTTTGGAGGCTGGGATGGAGCACAAGACTTGGCTGATTTCTGGTCTTATAGTGTATCATCAGGACAGTGGACAAGCATTTCAAGAAATACAGAAGACGAG GGAGGTCCAAGTGCCAGGTCTTGTCACAAGATGTGTCTAGATCCACTTAGAAAACAGATTTTTACTCTTGGAAGGTACCTTGACTCTGGAATGAGGAATAGTCAGTCTCTCAAG AGTGATTTTTATGTGTATGATATCCCAACAAATAAATGGACATTGATTTGTGATGACACGGGTGGTGAAGGTGGTCCTAAACTCATATTTGACCATCAGATGTGCATAGATTCTGAGAAGTCAACACTTTATGTATTTGGTGGCAGAGTACTTATGGG TTCTACTTCAGAAGACAGAACACAAGAACCAACTTTCAGTGGTCTCTTCTCATACCACATACCAACAAACACATGGAAAAGTCTTCGAAGTGACAGCCCAAATGGAAACAATCCCCAAGATGTTAAGTCAAGGATAGGTCATTCCATGCTGTTCCATTCT GGCAATCATAAATTATACATCTTTGCTGGTCAGAGATCCAAGGAGTATTTGAATGATTTCTTTACCTATAATCCAGAAACAGATGAAGTCGAGATTATATCAGATGGACATAAAAAAGATGGATCCCATG TGCCAGCAGCTGGTTTTACACAGAGAGCTACTATAGATCCAGATATTGATGAAATTCATGTACTTTCT GGTTTAAGTAAAGACAAGGAAAAGAGGGAAGAAAATGTCAGTAATTCATTTTGGGTTTATGACATTTTGAGAAATAAATG GTCATGTATATACAAGAATGAGAATAGCAGTGCTCAGTATTGGACCAAGATGCAAAATGTTGAACCATGTCCAAGATTTGCTCATCAGCTGACTTACGATCATCTCCACAAAGTTCATTATCTCTTTGGTGGAAATCCCGGAAAACCCAATCTTCCCAAAATGAGGCTTGATGATTTCTGGTCACTGAAG CTGTGCAGACCAACTAAAGAGCAGTTACTCAGGAGGTGCAAGTACTTGATAAGGAAGGACAGATTCCAAGAGATTTCAGCAAGGAATCCATTACAAGCCTTGACATATTTACAGAAAGACTTAGCTGCCACAGTTAATCACAAAGATCCAAATGAAACAAAAGAG TTCCAGTTATTGGCATCTACCTTGTTTTCCAAGACCTATGATCTTCCTGATCATCTGAGTACCGTGAAAAATAGTGAAGGTTTTGAGAACTACACTACAAGGACATTG CTGTTTGATACACTTGTTAGCTACTTTCCTGAAGATATGGCACAACCAAAGGGTAACCTTGTTGATCTCATCACATTCTGA